In Capsicum annuum cultivar UCD-10X-F1 chromosome 11, UCD10Xv1.1, whole genome shotgun sequence, one genomic interval encodes:
- the LOC107848051 gene encoding protein ADP-ribosyltransferase PARP3 translates to MNKVHEKRSHTHASDEEKKVNTRKHKAEAEQEPKKQKIDEGGGDDNGQATNANSHVADVAAEFEKFCRATREHLSIKQMREILEANVRDSSIADEAVVPRCQDILFYGPLGDCPVCGGTLEFSDDGYHCQGAYSEWSSCVFSTRSPPRKEEPLNIPESIVKTSIYDMIEKHRNPKSRPKREISASDKPFAGMMISLSGRLSRTHQYWKKKIEKNGGEVANSVIGATCLVVSPSERDRGGSSKVAEAVEREIPVVREVWLADSIEKRKAQALDAYDIASDIAVEGKGVALNQQDSTVVALETLTAELKVFGKRGVHVDSKLQDEGGKILEKDGLLYNCALTLCDQGRNLNDFCIMQLIVARENHLYLYYKKGKIGDSLRADDKLEEWENVNDAIREFAKLFEELTGGQFELWEREKKIQKKKLKFFPIDIDDGVEVRSGGLGLRQHGVAAAHSKLDPKVANFVKVLCSQEIYRYALVEMGYDSPEVPIGMVTDLHLKRCEETLQQFAEKLKYSTETGIQADALWADFTQRWFTLIPTTRPFPFRDYEELADHGAYACEAIRDINTASRLIEDMSGSTLDDPLFDRYVKLYCSISPLEKEEDDYKMILKYLEKTYDPVTIGDISYGVSVDNIFALEASACPSLDDIKKLPNKVLLWCGTRSSNLLRHLQMGFLPSTCSLPVPGYMFGRAIVCSDAAAEAARYGFTAVDRPEGFLILAVAALGEEIQEFSSPPEDSKSLEEKKIGAKGLGKKKTDESEHFVWKDDIKVPCGKLIPSEHKDSPLEYNEYAVYDPQQVSIRFLVAVKFEEQDVEYDTVEPEMVQPEA, encoded by the exons ATGAATAAG GTTCATGAGAAAAGGTCTCACACTCATGCAAGTGATGAGGAGAAGAAAGTTAATACAAGAAAGCACAAGGCGGAGGCGGAACAAGAGCCAAAGAAGCAGAAAATCGATGAAGGTGGCGGCGATGATAATGGCCAGGCGACGAATGCAAATTCGCATGTTGCAGATGTGGCAGCCGAATTCGAGAAGTTTTGTAGAGCAACAAGAGAACATCTCTCCATCAAACAAATGCGCGAAATTCTCGAAGCCAATGTCAGGGATTCTTCCATAGCTGATGAGGCTGTTGTTCCTAGATG CCAAGACATACTATTCTATGGTCCGCTCGGCGATTGTCCGGTTTGTGGTGGCACGTTAGAGTTTTCTGATGACGGCTATCACTGCCAAGGAGCGTATAGTGAGTGGTCCAGTTGTGTTTTCAGCACTAGGTCTCCACCAAGAAAAGAAGAGCCTCTAAATATACCTGAATCTATCGTGAAAACTTCCATCTACGAT ATGATTGAGAAACATAGAAACCCGAAAAGTCGCCCCAAGCGAGAAATATCTGCATCAGATAAACCGTTTGCAGGAATGATGATTTCTCTTTCAGGCCGTCTTTCTCGAACCCAT CAATATTGGAAGaagaagattgagaaaaatgGAGGGGAAGTGGCTAATTCTGTTATTG GGGCAACTTGCCTTGTGGTTTCTCCCTCTGAGCGAGACCGCGGTGGTTCCTCTAAAGTAGCTGAAGCAGT GGAGAGAGAAATCCCGGTAGTAAGGGAGGTTTGGCTGGCCGATAGCATCGAGAAAAGAAAAGCTCAAGCGTTAGATGCATATGATATTGCCAGTGATATTGCAGTAGAGGGAAAAGGTGTTGCACTAAACCAGCAAGATTCCACTGTCGTAGCACTTGAAACCTTAACAGCTGAG CTTAAAGTTTTTGGAAAGAGGGGCGTGCATGTCGACAGTAAGCTGCAGGATGAAGGTGGAAAAATTTTAGAGAAAGATGGCTTATTGTACAATTGTGCTCTCACCCTATGTGATCAAGGGAGGAACCTGAACGA CTTCTGCATTATGCAACTTATTGTGGCGCGAGAGAACCACTTGTACCTTTATTACAAGAAGGGAAAAATTGGTGACAGCCTCAGAGCAGATGACAAGCTGGAGGAATGGGAAAATGTGAACGATGCTATTAGAGAATTCGCAAAGCTCTTTGAAGAACTGACGGGAGGTCAGTTCGAACTCTGGGAAAGAGAGAAGAAGATTCagaagaaaaaattgaagttCTTCCCTATTGATATT GATGATGGTGTTGAAGTAAGGAGCGGTGGGCTAGGCCTTAGGCAACACGGGGTTGCAGCTGCACATAGTAAGCTTGATCCGAAGGTAGCAAATTTTGTGAAAGTCCTTTGCAGCCAGGAGATTTACCG GTATGCTCTAGTGGAGATGGGATATGATTCACCTGAGGTTCCTATCGGGATGGTTACTGATCTTCATTTGAAAAGAT GTGAGGAGACCCTCCAACAATTTGCGGAGAAACTGAAATATTCGACGGAGACGGGGATCCAAGCAGATGCCCTTTGGGCGGATTTCACCCAAAGATGGTTCACTCTCATACCGACTACAAGGCCCTTCCCGTTTAGAGACTATGAAGAACTTGCAGACCAT GGTGCGTATGCGTGTGAAGCTATTCGAGATATCAATACTGCCTCCCGTCTTATAGAAGACATGTCGGGCTCAACGTTGGATGATCCTCTCTTTGACCGCTATGTCAAGCTATATTGTTCTATTTCACCCCTAGAGAAAGAGGAAGATGATTACAAAATGATACTGAAGTACCTGGAGAAAACTTATGATCCTGTGACAATCGGTGATATC AGCTACGGTGTATCGGTTGATAATATATTTGCTCTTGAAGCAAGTGCGTGCCCCTCTCTTGATGACATCAAGAAATTGCCCAACAAGGTTCTGTTGTGGTGTG GAACTAGGAGTTCAAACCTATTGAGGCACTTGCAGATGGGGTTCTTGCCTTCAACTTGTTCACTTCCTGTACCAGGATACATG TTTGGAAGAGCTATCGTTTGTTCAGACGCTGCAGCAGAAGCAGCCAGATATGGATTCACAGCTGTAGATAGGCCAGAAGGTTTCTTGATTTTGGCTGTTGCTGCACTAGGAGAAGAAATCCAGGAGTTCTCTAGTCCACCCGAG GACTCAAAATCTCTTGAGGAGAAGAAAATTGGAGCTAAAGGTTTAGGCAAGAAGAAAACGGACGAGTCGGAGCATTTTGTATGGAAAGATGACATTAAAGTACCTTGTGGCAAGCTGATTCCATCAGAGCACAAGGATAGCCCTCTCGAGTACAATGAGTATGCTGTATATGATCCACAACAG GTAAGCATAAGGTTCTTGGTGGCGGTGAAATTCGAGGAACAGGACGTGGAGTATGATACCGTCGAGCCGGAGATGGTGCAGCCCGAGGCATAA